A stretch of the Argentina anserina chromosome 6, drPotAnse1.1, whole genome shotgun sequence genome encodes the following:
- the LOC126797401 gene encoding LOW QUALITY PROTEIN: aquaporin NIP2-1-like (The sequence of the model RefSeq protein was modified relative to this genomic sequence to represent the inferred CDS: deleted 1 base in 1 codon): MAKTELVSVENSSIVEHPIYPPGFPKKVVAEIIATFLLVFVTCGSAALSASDERKISKLGASMTGELIVTVMIYAVGHISGAHMNPAVTLAFATFRQFPWKQVPIYALAQLIGSASASFTLSVLLRPIKHVGTTSPSGSELQALVTEIIVTFSMMFITSAVATDTKAIGELAGIAVGSEVCIISIFAGPISGGSMNPARTMGPALASAYYNGIWIYMVGVGPVIGTLLGAWAYSFIRVNDKPVQAIPLPPCSVSLQLRRMKSDVNVQPITLCKDPLDLA; encoded by the exons ATGGCAAAAACAGAGCTAGTCTCAGTAGAAAACTCATCAATAGTTGAACATCCAATTTACCCCCCTGGCTTTCCGAAAAAG GTGGTGGCAGAGATAATAGCTACGTTTCTGCTGGTGTTCGTGACATGTGGTTCGGCTGCTCTT TCTGCTAGTGATGAACGAAAAATCTCAAAGCTTGGAGCTTCAATGACTGGAGAGCTTATAGTGACGGTGATGATCTACGCAGTCGGGCACATCTCTGGAGCACACATGAACCCGGCCGTCACTCTCGCTTTCGCTACTTTTCGACAGTTTCCATGGAAACAG GTGCCAATCTATGCATTAGCTCAACTAATAGGATCAGCATCTGCTTCGTTTACTCTGTCTGTACTATTGCGCCCCATTAAGCATGTGGGCACTACATCACCTTCTGGATCAGAGCTTCAAGCTCTAGTCACAGAGATAATCGTGACATTTTCTATGATGTTCATCACTTCAGCAGTTGCAACCGATACTAAAGCT ATAGGAGAGCTAGCAGGTATAGCAGTTGGGTCGGAAGTATGCATTATATCCATCTTTGCTGG ACCAATATCAGGTGGATCTATGAATCCAGCCAGGACAATGGGACCAGCACTTGCAAGTGCATACTACAATGGGATTTGGATCTACATGGTAGGAGTAGGACCGGTGATCGGAACACTACTAGGGGCATGGGCTTACAGCTTCATTCGGGTGAATGATAAGCCGGTTCAGGCAATTCCACTTCCACCATGTTCAGTTTCACTCCAGCTTCGTCGAATGAAGAGCGATGTTAATGTTCAGCCTATTACCCTCTGCAAAGACCCCCTAGATTTAGCTTGA